The nucleotide sequence GCAAGACTTTACCGATAGTCGAGATGATAGCGTTGATGATGAGTTATGGCTCGTAGAGCATCCCCCTGTTTTTACTCAAGGACAAGCAGGAAAAGAAGAACACCTTTTAATGCCTGGTGATATTCCAGTGGTTAAAGTTGACCGTGGTGGACAAGTGACTTATCACGGACCAGGTCAACAAGTGATTTATTTTATGATCAACTTGCGTCGTCGTAAGATGGGGGTACGTGATTTGGTCACATTAATCGAAAACAGCATAGTGAATATGCTTGCCAAACATAATATTGAAGCCAACGCCAAGCCCGATGCTCCGGGTGTCTATGTCGATGGCAAAAAGATTGCTTCCTTAGGGCTTCGAGTGCGTAAAGGTTGCTCGTTTCACGGTTTAGCAATCAATGTGAACATGGATATGTCACCGTTTTTACGCATTAACCCATGTGGTTATGCTGGATTAGAAATGGTTCAGAGCAAAGAACTTAATGGCCCAAGTACTGTTGAACAAGCAGGAAACGATTTAGTTGTTGAACTAAAAGAATTATTACAAGCTGAGAACGTCAGCTTCGCTACAGGTTTATAAACGTCATGACAGATACTACTGAAACTAAAAAGTCGACTCGCGTAGAACCGGGTACAAAAATGCGCGATGCCGAGAAAATGGCTCACATCCCAATTCAGGTAATTCCAAGTGAACGCGAAAATATGTTGCGTAAACCTGATTGGTTAAAGATCCGTTTACCACGCACCAGCGAAAACATTGATAAAGTAAAACAAGGTCTTCGTAAAGGTGGATTGCATTCAGTTTGTGAAGAAGCGTCATGCCCTAACCTTGCGGAATGTTTTAACCACGGTACGGCAACATTTATGATCTTAGGTGACATTTGTACTCGTCGTTGTCCATTTTGTGACGTTGGCCACGGTCGCCCATTAGCGGCAGATCAAGAAGAACCGAAAAAACTGGCATTAACGCTTAAAGACATGGCGTTAAAGTATGTAGTTATCACTTCCGTTGACCGCGATGATTTACGTGACGGTGGGGCACAACAGTTTGCTGACTGTATTACTGAAATCGCAGAGCACGCTCCGCATACTAAAGTTGAAATCCTAGTACCGGATTTCCGTGGTCGTATGGACCGAGCATTAGATATTTTAAATGCAGCGCCGCCACACGTTTTTAACCATAACTTAGAAACAGCGCCACGCCTATACAAAATGGCGCGTCCAGGTGCTAACTATCAATGGTCTCTGGATTTATTGAAGAAGTTTGGTGAAGCCAATCCAACCGTACCGACAAAATCAGGTTTGATGGTAGGTTTAGGCGAAACTAACGAAGAAATTTTAGAAGTGATGCGCGACTTACGAGCTCACGGTGTAACTATGCTAACGATTGGTCAATACTTGCAACCAAGTAAACACCATTTACCAGTTGAACGTTATGTTCACCCTGATGACTTTGCCATGTTTAAACGTGAAGCAGATAAAATGGGCTTTGAACATGCAGCCTGTGGTCCGCTAGTTCGTAGTTCTTATCATGCTGACAAACAAGCTGCTGGTGAAGAAGTAAAATAACCCTGTAGACAATTTAAACTAAGAAGGCGCATTAGCGCCTTTTTTGTTGCCTCAAAAACGCCCTTCCTCCATAAAGTATCGCTATTTGAGCCCTTAAAGTAACTTTTCTTATACTTTTTTCGTTTTGGTATAACACCGCTAATTTCGCTGATAACATTGATTTTGTTGAACTTACGAAGTGAAAGGTTTATGCACGTTAATCATTGAAATTTTCAGTTGTATTCAAGTTAGATAACGTTAAATCGTATTAAATAAGGAACAAGACAATGAGAGTTTTTATTATTATTTCAATGATGTTATTAAGCGGTTGTACAGCGACTCAATACGTTTGGGAAGATGATTATGAAACTGAACGCTTTACTGGCTATCACGTAAATGAACAAACTAAACAATTAACGGTTCAGTCGGACATTAATGAATATCAGTTTCAAATTTCAGAGCCTCTTGTTGAGAGTTTAAAATTGGCTCAGAACAGCCAGCACATTGTTGAATCAATTAATATTAAAGGTGATAAGAGTTTTGTTTGGGGGACTGTATTTCTTAATTCAGAAGGCAAGTATTATAGCGACGAAGATATTGCCATATTAAGTGAACTAGAAAATAGGCCCGTCGCCTATCACCCAAGCCGCTTTAATGAAACCATTCAAGGATATAAATTAAAGGAAAAATCTAACTTAGTGTTTACGCCGTTTGAACGAGAACGAAAAAGAGAGGTGCTTGACCCTGACTCCCCCATTGAAATTGCAGGCCAAGTAATTGCGACCCCCTTTGCAATGGCCTTTGATACTGTGGTTATTGTTGGCGCAACGATATTTTTTCTACCACTGATGATTTTAGGCCATTAAAAGCAAAAACTGTTAAAAAGTGTTTCATCTAGTATCAATTTGTGGTTAAATCCGTGTCGACCAAGGGGTGCACCGTATCGTTGCGACAACGTACGAGGCTGAGATGTTCAAATGAAGAACAAACCCTTAAACCTGATCCGGATAATGCCGGCGTAGGGATGGTGAAATACAAAACCTCTATCCGTATTTCTTTCCTAAGCTTGATCCGGATCTTTTTAATTGTTTAACAATAAAGAGATCCTTAATGAAAAATGCAATTACCACGATTTTACTCGCTTCATTCTCAATGGCGACAGTGGCAGCCGAAACTGAAAACCAAACTGAAACTACAACTGACACAGAAAGTGTTGAGCGTATTGTTGTTACCGCTGATTTTCGCGAAAGCGACTTGTCAGAGACAGCAGGTTCAATAAGTGTATATTCTGCACAACGCGCCGAAGAAAGAGGCGCACAACATCTACAAGATATTCTAAGCGCAATACCAAATGTAAACTTCGCATCAGGCGCATCTCGCAGCCGATTTTTGCAGGTTCGCGGCATTGGTGACCTAGAGCAATATGCTGAGCCTAAATACTACCCTTCTGTTGGTATCATGCTAGATGATATTGAACTTGGTGATGCAGCTAATGCGGGTATGTTATTTGATACCCAGCAAGTAGAAGTATTACGTGGCCCTCAAGGCACTCGTTTCGGCTCTAGTGCGTTTGCCGGTATGGTGAAAGTTAAATCAAACCCAGCAAGTGAAGAGTTTGAAGGCAAGGTTTCGACCGGCTTTGGTAATTATGGCAGTTATAACGGCGGATTAGTGCTAAGCAGTGGATTAACAGAGTCTTTACGTGCAAGAGTTGCGGTGCAAAGCAACCAGAGCGACGGTTTTTATGAGAATAAACACCTAGATAAAGATGACACTGCAAATATCGATGAAACCACAGCTCGTTTAAAGCTCGAATGGGACGCTAGCGAAAACCTACAAATTGATTTTAACCTTTTATCTTTTGTTGCTGAAAATGGTATCGATTATTGGTCATTAGATAATGATCGCAATACATATTCAGACAATCCAGGTATGGATGATCAAGATACCATAGCAATATCGGTTAAAGCGGATTGGCAAATAAATGATGAAAATCAATTGATTGCTATCGTTAACAGCGTCAACTCTGATCTAGATTATAGCTATGACGCCGATTGGATAAGCGCAGAATACTGTACTGAATTATATGTCTGTGATGGACCGTGGAGTGGCACTGAAGCTTTCTTAAGAGAGCGTGAAAAGTCATCTATTGATTTACGCTTGGTAAACAGTAAGGCTACATTTGGCAAAGGCGATGGTCAGTTTGTATTCGGAATTTATGCCAGTGCACAAGAAGAAGACTTAAACTACCAATACGACTTTGGCTACATCGGTGAGTCTTTAAGTACTTATGAAACAGATCGTGTTGCCATTTACGGTGAATATGAATACGGTTTCACTGATAAGTTAAGTGCATCTGTAGGTGTGCGCCTAGAAAAGTTCGAAGACGATTTCGAAGACTCATATGGCTTCACTACCGATCATAGTGATGATTTAGTTAACGGCGAAATTGCCATGGAATACAAGCAAAGTGACGATACCTTGCTATACGGCGTAATTGCTTTTGCCGAAAAGCCAAGTGGAGTTAACGTTTCAGCCATTGCACAAGTTGCAATGGTAGCTCCGGAATTTCAGGAGTTAATGAGCGGCAGATTAACTTTTGATGTTGAGTCGTTAACAAGCACAGAGTTAGGCATTAAAGGCGATTATTTTGACAATCGTTTATCTACAAACTTTGCTCTTTTCCATTCGACTCGAGAAAATGCTCAATTAGAGAACTGGATGTATGATCCAAGCACTTACATTTGGATCGGGTATCTTGATTCATCATCTGATGTAACAAGCTACGGCGCAGAATTAGATCTTACTTTTTCGGCAACAGAGGATTTCATCTTAACCGCTTCTTTAGGATTACTCGAAACAGAAGTTGAAAGTATAGAAACATTTGACCAAGATCTTTACCAAATCATTGTAAAAACTGACCGAGAACAAGCGAAGTCACCAAACTATCAATACAGTATTGGCGCACTTTGGTATATCGCGGACAGTTTAAATGCTAGCGTATCTGTTGACGGCAAAGGTGACAGCTACTTTGGATATTATCACGATGGCAAACTAGACAGTACTCTGTCAGTAAACGCCAGCGTAGAATGGTCAACAGACAACTTAAGCATACGTTTATGGGGTCGTAATCTAACTGATGAAGATAATCAGGTGCATGGATTATACAGCGCGTCTGATCCACGTGTAGATTATGCCTACTGGAGCAATCAAACTTATGTCCAGCTAGGTGAGCCTAGAACCTACGGCATTAACGCTAGCTACGCATTTTAGTTGGCTAGTATTTACCAATGAGGCCAGTCTTTGGGAGCGAGTATAGTCCCAAAGACTAGTCCCATATACTTAAGTATTGCTGAAAATATTGTTCACTAGTGATAACCTCGCGACTATTTGATTCATTGGCAAAACGACTGATTTGAGTCTTTGGAAACGGCAAGGAAAACAGCGCAAACGAAGTACGTGCTAGGTTTCTATTTGAACTTAGTTGCACACGGTGATTTAAAGCCTTGTATTCTCCTTTGGTGAACCACTCGGTTAAATGCCCTAAAAAAGCAACACACTTGTTCGTTGCCGGCAATGAATGCCAATCACCATTAAGATCTTGATATTGAAAGTCCTTATCAAAACCAAATGGAAAAACGGTGATTAACGATACATCAGGATGTTCTGATAGCCGGGTATTATCTTCACCATATTGTTTAAGGTCATTAATCGCAGGATAAAAGTTTGCTGACATCATATGCCCAAAACTTTGTTGGTATTGAGTTAATACATCAGTTAGTTTAAGTTGCGTTAAAATTGCGTGTTCAAATGCTTTAACTTGTTGCTTCATTAGCGGCCATTGAAGCTTTATAATCGATTGAAACTCATCAGGGTATCGTTCGATGTCATAAAAATCAGAAAATACGAATGAGTGCAACATGTCACTCGAGGCTTGATTTGAGCTGTTCTCTTGACCGTAATAAGAGTAACCATCAAATGCAAAGCCAAAATATTTTTGCAAGAATTGTTTTCGATAGCTAAACGGCTTTTCGACAAAATTTTGTAGTTGAGCAGCTAATTCAGAACTATCCATAATCGGCTGTTCAGAATAAAAAATTGGGCTACTCGCTGTATTAATAATATTAAGTTTCATTTGAATTAACGTTACTCTAAGTTTGAGTGTTAGTTTTAAAAAGAGTTGAAAATAGGATTAACCATGTCGATATCGACCATTTTAGAGATTTGCGCAACACTATCAAGTCTGATCTATATCATTTTATTAATCAAAGAAAACCGATTATGCTGGCCCTTTGGCATAGTAGGCTCAGCGCTAAGTATCTATTTGATGCTCAGTGTAAAGCTTTATTCAGAAGCAATATTATACAGCTACTATGTTGTCGTTGGCTTTTGGGGTTGGATGCGTTGGCATCAACTGGAAAGTCTACGCAATAATAAACAAGATAACCCTATAATCCATTGGACAATAGGAAAACATCTAAAAGCTATCTTTGTTTGTAGTCTAATGGCTATTGGCTTGGGCATGTTTTTTCAAACAACAACCGACGCCGAGCGCCCGATTATCGACGCCTTTACGACAATATTTTCTTTTTTAGCAACATATATGGAAGTGACAAAGGTATTGGCGACTTGGGTTTACTGGATTGTGCTCAACCTTGCAGCAATTTGGTTATACAAGGATCGTGAATTAGACATTTACGCCGCGCTTACCGGCGTATACGCGATACTATCAATATGGGGTTATATCCGCTGGAATAAGGCCTACCAATTACAGCAAGCCACCGTTTAAAGCTTACTTCCTAAAGCAGCTTCTGCACAAACTTAAAACTGTTTAGGGTTAAGTCGAATCGGTCACTATTTATTCGTTTTCAAATCAATAAGTAGGGTCAGATCATACTTATTTATCCAAAAAGTGTGATCTGACCCTACTTTTTTTTATTCGATGATTGGAGTTTTGCAGTGTGCGTCTTGGTTTTGTGCACTGTGACGCAGATAGTGGTCCATTAATGTAATTGCTAACATTGCTTCGGCAATTGGTACAGCACGGATACCAACACATGGATCGTGGCGACCACGAGTTATGATGTCTGTTGGTTCGCCATTTTCATCAATGGTTTTACCGCTGATGCCAATACTTGAGGTTGGCTTTAATGCGATATTAGCAACGATGTCTTGTCCTGATGAAATACCACCGAGAACACCACCTGCTGAATTAGAAAGGAAACCATCTGGCGTCATTTCGTCACGGTGTTCACTACCGCGTTGTCGGACAGACTCAAAACCATCTCCTATCTCAATACCTTTTACGGCATTAATACTCATTAAACTATGTGCTATTTCCGCATCTAAACGATCAAATATAGGCTCCCCTAAACCGACAGGAACGTTACTGGCAACGACTTTAACGGCAGCGCCTATTGAGTCTTTTTGACGTAATATGCCACGCAATAGTTCATCTAGTGAGTCTAGTTTAGATACATCTGGGAAAAAGAACGGGTTATTGCCAACTTCATCCCAGTCATAGTGCTCCGCCATTACATCACCAATTTGGCTGACACAGGCTTTGATTTCCATGCCAAATTTTTGCTTTAAAAATTTCTTCGCAATTGAACCTGCGGCAACGCGCATTGCGGTTTCACGTGCAGATGAACGACCGCCACCTCGATAGTCTCTAAAGCCATATTTTTGAGTGTAGGTGTAATCGGCATGACCTGGACGAAATGATTGAGCGATATTTCCGTAATCTTTAGAGCGTTGATCTTTGTTTTCGATGATCAAACCAATCGGTGTTCCGGTAGTTTTACCTTCAAACACGCCTGACATTATTTTTACGATGTCGTCTTCGCGACGTGCCGTGGTAAATCGAGAAGTCCCTGGTTTGCGTCGGTCTAAATCAATTTGTAGATCTTCTTCACAAATTTCAATACCTGGAGGGCAACCGTCAACAATCGCTCCTAATGCCAATCCGTGACTTTCGCCAAAAGTTGTAACTGTAAATAATTTTCCAATTGAATTGCCGGACATAGTACTACTTCACTCTTTCGTTAAATATTTTCTGATATGTATCTAATTCTGTTTTTGTAATATGGAAGACGCCAAATCCACCACGTTCAAAGTCAAGCCAGTTAAATTCTACTTCTGGATAAAGCGCATCGACGTGTATCATCGAATTGCCTACTTCACAGATCAATACACCATTTTCATTAAGGTGTTCACTGGCTTGCGCTAATATTTTTCTAACAATATCTAAGCCATCACTACCACAACCAAGCCCCATTTCTGGTTCATGGTGAAACTCCTCTGGCATATCGTCAATATCTTCACTATCAACATACGGAGGGTTAGTCACGATAAGATCATATTTTTGTTCAGTTAATCCTGAAAAAACGTCTGACTTGATTGGCATTACTCTATCATTTAATTCGTGATTATATATATTCAAATTCGCTACATCTAATGCATCTTCTGATAAATCTGCAGCATCTACTTCTGCATTTGGAAATTGGTAGCTACAAGCAATAGCAATACAACCACTACCCGTACATAAATCGAGAATGCGATTTGGTTCTTGTTCAATTAAGCCATGAAAACGATTATCAATTAATTCGCCAATTGGTGAACGAGGCACTAACACACGCTCATCGACGTAAAATGGTAAACCTTTAAAATATGCCAG is from Thalassotalea crassostreae and encodes:
- the lipB gene encoding lipoyl(octanoyl) transferase LipB, with translation MKHPLVIRQLGTMDYEKVWHAMQDFTDSRDDSVDDELWLVEHPPVFTQGQAGKEEHLLMPGDIPVVKVDRGGQVTYHGPGQQVIYFMINLRRRKMGVRDLVTLIENSIVNMLAKHNIEANAKPDAPGVYVDGKKIASLGLRVRKGCSFHGLAINVNMDMSPFLRINPCGYAGLEMVQSKELNGPSTVEQAGNDLVVELKELLQAENVSFATGL
- the lipA gene encoding lipoyl synthase; its protein translation is MTDTTETKKSTRVEPGTKMRDAEKMAHIPIQVIPSERENMLRKPDWLKIRLPRTSENIDKVKQGLRKGGLHSVCEEASCPNLAECFNHGTATFMILGDICTRRCPFCDVGHGRPLAADQEEPKKLALTLKDMALKYVVITSVDRDDLRDGGAQQFADCITEIAEHAPHTKVEILVPDFRGRMDRALDILNAAPPHVFNHNLETAPRLYKMARPGANYQWSLDLLKKFGEANPTVPTKSGLMVGLGETNEEILEVMRDLRAHGVTMLTIGQYLQPSKHHLPVERYVHPDDFAMFKREADKMGFEHAACGPLVRSSYHADKQAAGEEVK
- a CDS encoding TonB-dependent receptor; the protein is MKNAITTILLASFSMATVAAETENQTETTTDTESVERIVVTADFRESDLSETAGSISVYSAQRAEERGAQHLQDILSAIPNVNFASGASRSRFLQVRGIGDLEQYAEPKYYPSVGIMLDDIELGDAANAGMLFDTQQVEVLRGPQGTRFGSSAFAGMVKVKSNPASEEFEGKVSTGFGNYGSYNGGLVLSSGLTESLRARVAVQSNQSDGFYENKHLDKDDTANIDETTARLKLEWDASENLQIDFNLLSFVAENGIDYWSLDNDRNTYSDNPGMDDQDTIAISVKADWQINDENQLIAIVNSVNSDLDYSYDADWISAEYCTELYVCDGPWSGTEAFLREREKSSIDLRLVNSKATFGKGDGQFVFGIYASAQEEDLNYQYDFGYIGESLSTYETDRVAIYGEYEYGFTDKLSASVGVRLEKFEDDFEDSYGFTTDHSDDLVNGEIAMEYKQSDDTLLYGVIAFAEKPSGVNVSAIAQVAMVAPEFQELMSGRLTFDVESLTSTELGIKGDYFDNRLSTNFALFHSTRENAQLENWMYDPSTYIWIGYLDSSSDVTSYGAELDLTFSATEDFILTASLGLLETEVESIETFDQDLYQIIVKTDREQAKSPNYQYSIGALWYIADSLNASVSVDGKGDSYFGYYHDGKLDSTLSVNASVEWSTDNLSIRLWGRNLTDEDNQVHGLYSASDPRVDYAYWSNQTYVQLGEPRTYGINASYAF
- a CDS encoding 2OG-Fe(II) oxygenase family protein produces the protein MKLNIINTASSPIFYSEQPIMDSSELAAQLQNFVEKPFSYRKQFLQKYFGFAFDGYSYYGQENSSNQASSDMLHSFVFSDFYDIERYPDEFQSIIKLQWPLMKQQVKAFEHAILTQLKLTDVLTQYQQSFGHMMSANFYPAINDLKQYGEDNTRLSEHPDVSLITVFPFGFDKDFQYQDLNGDWHSLPATNKCVAFLGHLTEWFTKGEYKALNHRVQLSSNRNLARTSFALFSLPFPKTQISRFANESNSREVITSEQYFQQYLSIWD
- the pnuC gene encoding nicotinamide riboside transporter PnuC, with the translated sequence MSISTILEICATLSSLIYIILLIKENRLCWPFGIVGSALSIYLMLSVKLYSEAILYSYYVVVGFWGWMRWHQLESLRNNKQDNPIIHWTIGKHLKAIFVCSLMAIGLGMFFQTTTDAERPIIDAFTTIFSFLATYMEVTKVLATWVYWIVLNLAAIWLYKDRELDIYAALTGVYAILSIWGYIRWNKAYQLQQATV
- the aroC gene encoding chorismate synthase, giving the protein MSGNSIGKLFTVTTFGESHGLALGAIVDGCPPGIEICEEDLQIDLDRRKPGTSRFTTARREDDIVKIMSGVFEGKTTGTPIGLIIENKDQRSKDYGNIAQSFRPGHADYTYTQKYGFRDYRGGGRSSARETAMRVAAGSIAKKFLKQKFGMEIKACVSQIGDVMAEHYDWDEVGNNPFFFPDVSKLDSLDELLRGILRQKDSIGAAVKVVASNVPVGLGEPIFDRLDAEIAHSLMSINAVKGIEIGDGFESVRQRGSEHRDEMTPDGFLSNSAGGVLGGISSGQDIVANIALKPTSSIGISGKTIDENGEPTDIITRGRHDPCVGIRAVPIAEAMLAITLMDHYLRHSAQNQDAHCKTPIIE
- the prmB gene encoding 50S ribosomal protein L3 N(5)-glutamine methyltransferase, which codes for MLEINVKEVTNDLKTIADFLRWGMSRFNEADIFYGHGTTNAWDEAVSLTLFTLHLPGNLDDSIMQTRLTQSEKQALIDIYLRRIDERIPAAYLTNLAYFKGLPFYVDERVLVPRSPIGELIDNRFHGLIEQEPNRILDLCTGSGCIAIACSYQFPNAEVDAADLSEDALDVANLNIYNHELNDRVMPIKSDVFSGLTEQKYDLIVTNPPYVDSEDIDDMPEEFHHEPEMGLGCGSDGLDIVRKILAQASEHLNENGVLICEVGNSMIHVDALYPEVEFNWLDFERGGFGVFHITKTELDTYQKIFNERVK